Proteins from a genomic interval of Streptomyces fodineus:
- a CDS encoding FUSC family protein — protein sequence MHSGRLPALMARIGRAGGAEAARATVAAGLTWQTSVTLLHVTDPYAGAVAALLIVETTVVATVSAATRYAVGCLLGVLVAVPGALYAEPGMAGLAVVVFASVLLARHGFLGHYGLHVPTTALITFALVRGRHPGELATHLAEIVLGIGFGLACSVLLFPSVRVRSAERALEDLRLRIARQLDGLADAVVRHERPRNILGPGWEDDLGTALARARTATDEAHESLRWNVRPTARRRHWHLDHRVLRTLSDVAGQVTATGRLLDAHPDAAEASSPRSAFAQPYARLLRTTALCAYSCRGGRPHPALPAARQALARLGAPGCDPPDRATADQRLLRPLESALTCLSAPAPAPPARSRRLPNPLRPAPRR from the coding sequence ATGCACAGCGGACGACTTCCCGCCCTCATGGCGCGGATCGGGCGGGCCGGTGGTGCCGAGGCCGCACGGGCCACCGTGGCGGCCGGGCTGACCTGGCAGACCAGTGTGACGCTGCTGCATGTCACCGACCCCTACGCGGGCGCCGTCGCCGCTCTCCTCATCGTCGAGACGACGGTGGTGGCCACGGTCTCCGCCGCCACCCGCTACGCCGTCGGATGCCTGCTCGGCGTCCTCGTCGCCGTGCCCGGCGCGCTGTACGCCGAGCCAGGCATGGCGGGCCTGGCCGTCGTCGTCTTCGCCTCCGTACTGCTGGCCCGGCACGGATTCCTCGGGCATTACGGCCTGCACGTCCCGACGACCGCGCTGATCACCTTCGCCCTGGTCCGTGGCCGCCACCCCGGTGAGCTGGCCACCCACCTCGCGGAGATCGTGCTGGGCATCGGCTTCGGGCTGGCCTGCAGCGTGCTGCTGTTCCCCTCCGTGCGGGTACGCTCCGCCGAGCGGGCGCTGGAGGACCTCCGGCTGCGGATCGCCCGGCAGCTGGACGGGCTGGCCGATGCGGTCGTACGGCACGAGCGGCCCCGGAACATCCTCGGCCCCGGCTGGGAGGACGACCTCGGCACGGCACTGGCCCGCGCCCGCACCGCGACGGACGAAGCGCACGAGAGCCTGCGCTGGAACGTCCGGCCGACCGCCCGGCGCCGCCACTGGCACCTCGACCACCGGGTGCTGCGCACCCTGAGCGACGTGGCCGGGCAGGTGACCGCGACGGGCCGCCTCCTCGACGCCCACCCGGACGCGGCCGAGGCCTCCAGCCCCCGCTCCGCGTTCGCGCAGCCGTACGCCCGCCTGCTGCGTACGACCGCTCTGTGCGCCTACTCCTGCCGAGGCGGCCGTCCGCACCCCGCGCTGCCCGCAGCCCGGCAGGCCCTGGCCCGGCTGGGCGCGCCGGGCTGCGATCCCCCGGACCGGGCCACCGCGGACCAGCGCCTGCTGCGCCCCCTGGAATCGGCCCTGACCTGCCTGTCGGCGCCCGCGCCCGCTCCGCCCGCCCGCTCCCGACGGCTCCCCAACCCGCTACGGCCCGCACCGCGACGATGA
- a CDS encoding SRPBCC family protein yields MTEYEWSRTMPAQPEQVFDQAANMGQLDTWLPDDLHVDAEEPPAVTVHEDRSGQDMPALLRAQPDQMRLEWGTREEDSYTGWLQVSGIGSGASEVTVHLSFFDPGHDPGEEAVFDALDGSLRRLERQVRMRVDHTAG; encoded by the coding sequence ATGACCGAGTACGAATGGTCCCGCACGATGCCCGCACAGCCCGAGCAGGTCTTCGACCAGGCGGCCAACATGGGCCAGCTCGACACCTGGCTCCCGGACGACCTGCACGTGGACGCCGAGGAACCGCCCGCCGTCACGGTGCACGAGGACCGCTCCGGCCAGGACATGCCCGCCCTGCTGCGCGCCCAGCCCGATCAGATGCGCCTGGAGTGGGGCACACGGGAGGAGGACAGCTACACCGGCTGGCTGCAGGTGTCCGGCATCGGCAGCGGGGCCAGTGAGGTGACCGTGCACCTGTCCTTCTTCGACCCCGGTCACGACCCCGGCGAGGAGGCGGTGTTCGACGCGCTCGACGGCAGTCTGCGGCGCCTGGAACGGCAGGTGCGCATGCGCGTCGACCACACGGCCGGCTGA
- a CDS encoding alkaline phosphatase family protein — translation MRLRWRSLGGLLALLGALIVAAPAPAQAAGSSGNLIVNGDAESGGYCTDDWASASTIPGWTTEAGGLNVMCHSVASFGLPGDGKTPGKAFFGPGNFGDGAMTQTVDVSSAASAIDGGAVHYDLSGWLGGWTTYSGYAAVSLHFHDGSGRPVGATAKLPTVSASDRGQATKFLSRSATGAVPAGTRSIQVEVQFLSTNSETGYLDNLSLTLDTPVTAPAPLTPPVSKVPGYDHVFMVMMENTDYSQVMNDPADTPYMHSLMTKGATLTDFHGVYHPSDENYLAVAGGDTYTKGATYFPNINSPQRNLGDTLEAAGKSWKAYEQGMGTPCNTKNNNDSYYQPDDAPFINYTDISGNASRCAAHLFDTTQLTTDLKSAATTPNFSWIAADDYYDGEASGNGNATSLKAQDGWLKQTLDPVLTSPAWTQQRSLLVLTWDESGGEAYNHIVTTVVGSQGTVPAGTSSPLRYDHYGIGRTIEAALGLPGLTANDTYATPLNAAFTPSTATQPTLTGDLNAVTSGGNVTFRYSVPSAFQVSAKNWIGIYPAGVTPGKQSSLAWSYAPNASGALTFPTGKLGGAGTYDVYYLANDGYSVLAGPFSLTVG, via the coding sequence ATGAGACTGCGCTGGAGATCCCTCGGCGGGCTTCTCGCCCTCCTCGGCGCACTGATCGTCGCCGCTCCCGCCCCCGCACAGGCGGCCGGGAGCAGCGGCAACCTGATCGTCAACGGTGATGCGGAGAGCGGCGGTTACTGCACCGACGACTGGGCGTCCGCCTCCACCATCCCCGGCTGGACCACCGAGGCCGGCGGCCTGAACGTCATGTGCCACAGTGTCGCCTCCTTCGGGCTGCCCGGCGACGGCAAGACCCCCGGCAAGGCCTTCTTCGGACCCGGCAACTTCGGCGACGGAGCGATGACGCAGACCGTCGACGTCTCCTCGGCCGCCTCGGCCATCGACGGCGGCGCTGTGCACTACGACCTCTCCGGCTGGCTCGGCGGCTGGACCACCTACAGCGGCTATGCCGCGGTGAGCCTGCACTTCCACGACGGCAGTGGCCGCCCCGTCGGCGCCACCGCCAAGCTGCCCACCGTGTCCGCGAGCGACCGGGGCCAGGCCACCAAGTTCCTCTCGCGCAGCGCCACCGGCGCGGTACCGGCCGGGACCCGGTCCATCCAGGTCGAGGTGCAGTTCCTGTCGACGAACAGCGAGACCGGCTACCTCGACAACCTCTCCCTCACCCTGGACACCCCGGTCACCGCGCCCGCCCCGCTCACCCCGCCCGTCTCCAAGGTGCCCGGCTACGACCATGTGTTCATGGTCATGATGGAGAACACCGACTACTCCCAGGTCATGAACGACCCGGCGGACACGCCGTACATGCACAGCCTCATGACCAAGGGCGCCACGCTCACCGACTTCCACGGCGTCTACCACCCGAGCGACGAGAACTACCTCGCCGTCGCCGGCGGCGACACCTACACCAAGGGCGCCACCTACTTCCCCAACATCAACTCCCCCCAGCGCAACCTCGGTGACACCCTGGAGGCGGCCGGCAAGAGCTGGAAGGCCTACGAGCAGGGCATGGGCACCCCCTGCAACACCAAGAACAACAACGACAGTTACTACCAACCCGACGACGCGCCCTTCATCAACTACACGGACATCAGCGGCAACGCGTCCCGCTGCGCGGCCCACCTGTTCGACACCACACAGCTGACCACCGACCTGAAGTCCGCGGCCACCACCCCGAACTTCTCCTGGATCGCCGCCGACGACTACTACGACGGCGAGGCCTCCGGCAACGGCAACGCCACCAGCCTCAAGGCCCAGGACGGCTGGCTGAAGCAGACCCTCGACCCGGTCCTCACCTCCCCGGCCTGGACCCAGCAGCGCTCGCTGCTCGTCCTGACCTGGGACGAGAGCGGCGGCGAGGCGTACAACCACATCGTGACGACGGTCGTCGGCTCCCAGGGCACAGTCCCGGCCGGCACCAGCAGCCCGCTCCGCTACGACCACTACGGCATAGGCCGCACCATCGAGGCCGCGCTCGGCCTGCCCGGCCTCACGGCGAACGACACCTACGCGACCCCGCTCAACGCCGCGTTCACGCCGTCCACCGCGACCCAGCCGACGCTCACCGGCGACCTGAACGCGGTCACGAGCGGCGGCAACGTCACCTTCCGCTACTCGGTGCCGTCGGCGTTCCAGGTCAGCGCCAAGAACTGGATCGGCATCTACCCGGCGGGCGTCACTCCCGGCAAGCAGTCCTCGCTCGCCTGGTCCTACGCCCCGAACGCCAGCGGCGCCCTGACCTTCCCGACCGGCAAACTGGGCGGCGCGGGGACGTACGACGTCTACTACCTCGCCAATGACGGCTACTCGGTCCTGGCCGGACCGTTCTCCCTGACCGTCGGCTGA
- a CDS encoding response regulator transcription factor, translating into MSATLVTPHTEAQAPALAPREQETLRHIAAGRTYLQTARHMGLSTHTVDAYLRRIRAKLNITNTAELTRMAIALGL; encoded by the coding sequence ATGAGCGCCACCCTCGTCACGCCGCACACCGAGGCCCAGGCCCCTGCGCTGGCTCCGCGCGAGCAGGAGACGCTCCGGCACATCGCGGCCGGCCGCACCTACCTCCAGACCGCCCGCCACATGGGACTGTCCACCCACACCGTGGACGCCTACCTGCGCCGCATCCGGGCCAAGCTCAACATCACCAACACCGCCGAGCTGACCCGCATGGCCATCGCCCTGGGCCTGTGA
- a CDS encoding response regulator: MTVRVLVVDDQEIVRTALRLVIDRREGLSVVGEAADGEQAVARAVALRPDVVLMDVRMPGTTGVEATRRIVEEWPGPGPVPRVLVLTTFDLDEYVHAALRAGAVGFLLKNSRPDQLAEALRATADGESVLAPSVTRRLIDTVTALPPSLLPTAPGPVPADVSLTEREIQVLVLVARGLSNARIAADLGLSEATVKSRVNRILTRLGLENRVQAALYAHRAGLA; encoded by the coding sequence ATGACCGTACGCGTGCTCGTCGTGGACGACCAGGAGATCGTGCGGACCGCGCTGCGTCTCGTCATCGACCGCCGGGAGGGTCTGTCGGTCGTCGGGGAGGCGGCCGACGGCGAGCAGGCCGTCGCCCGGGCCGTTGCGCTGCGACCGGACGTGGTGCTGATGGACGTACGGATGCCGGGCACGACCGGCGTCGAGGCGACCCGGCGGATCGTCGAGGAATGGCCCGGTCCGGGTCCGGTGCCGCGGGTGCTGGTGCTGACCACCTTCGACCTGGACGAGTACGTGCACGCCGCGCTGCGCGCCGGGGCCGTCGGCTTCCTGCTGAAGAACAGCCGGCCCGACCAGCTCGCCGAGGCGCTCCGCGCCACGGCCGACGGTGAGTCCGTGCTCGCCCCGAGCGTCACCCGGCGTCTGATCGACACCGTCACGGCGCTGCCGCCCTCACTTCTGCCGACGGCGCCCGGGCCCGTGCCGGCGGACGTCTCGCTGACCGAGCGCGAGATCCAGGTCCTGGTACTGGTCGCGCGTGGCCTGTCCAACGCCAGGATCGCCGCGGACCTGGGGCTGAGCGAGGCGACGGTGAAGAGCCGGGTCAACCGCATCCTGACCCGGCTGGGTCTGGAGAACCGGGTCCAGGCCGCCCTGTACGCCCACCGGGCGGGTCTCGCCTGA
- a CDS encoding sensor histidine kinase, producing MTTQVNTLPRAVQRRLADRPRLTDSLWVGGLTLVDMATVLDRTPRSAGWGVALWGAQTLPLLWRRARPRTVLVAMTALYVLFQALGPIPEKVPGPFLLMLGVYAVARHAPASASVPLTLFGLATTAVTDVLTGHWEPPRPGSLEPINVTTFVFFFALAWLLGYGRRRIDADAERLRDLNRRLAAEQELNARQAVLTERARIARDLHDVVAHHVSAIALQARAAEDVLTSRPPDPGEAAHGVGLIARTADTALTEMRRLLGLLSFGEQGLAPEPSLDHLDRLVDVATSAGCRVTCVFETREGNALPAGLQVSAYRIVQEALTNAVKHAGPVGVRIAVRGDATRLVIEVENDPPAPGHRPVPGAGRGLVGMRERVGAFDGELLAGPRADGGWRLRAVLSARGPVSAQGDG from the coding sequence ATGACCACCCAGGTGAACACCCTGCCCCGAGCCGTTCAGCGCCGGCTCGCCGATCGCCCCCGTCTGACAGACTCGCTGTGGGTCGGCGGCCTCACCCTGGTCGACATGGCCACGGTGCTGGACAGGACACCGCGGTCCGCGGGTTGGGGCGTGGCGCTGTGGGGTGCGCAGACCCTGCCGCTGCTGTGGCGGCGCGCGCGTCCGCGGACCGTCCTGGTCGCGATGACCGCGCTGTACGTCCTCTTCCAGGCGCTCGGCCCGATTCCGGAGAAGGTCCCCGGGCCGTTCCTGCTGATGCTCGGCGTCTACGCCGTGGCCCGGCACGCACCGGCGTCCGCGAGCGTGCCGCTCACCCTGTTCGGCCTCGCCACCACAGCCGTCACGGATGTCCTGACCGGACATTGGGAGCCGCCCCGTCCCGGCTCACTGGAGCCGATCAACGTCACGACGTTCGTGTTCTTCTTCGCCCTGGCCTGGCTGCTGGGGTACGGACGGCGCAGGATCGACGCCGACGCGGAACGCCTGCGCGACCTCAACCGGCGGCTCGCGGCCGAGCAGGAGCTCAACGCCCGGCAGGCGGTGCTCACCGAGCGGGCCCGTATCGCCCGCGACCTGCACGATGTCGTCGCCCACCACGTCAGCGCGATCGCCCTTCAGGCACGCGCCGCCGAGGACGTGCTGACCTCCCGTCCGCCCGACCCGGGCGAGGCCGCGCACGGTGTCGGTCTCATCGCGCGGACCGCCGATACGGCGCTCACGGAGATGCGGCGGCTGCTCGGGCTGCTGTCCTTCGGCGAACAGGGCCTCGCACCCGAGCCGTCCCTGGACCACCTCGACCGGCTCGTCGACGTCGCGACCTCGGCGGGGTGCCGCGTCACCTGTGTCTTTGAGACACGCGAGGGAAACGCTCTGCCGGCCGGATTGCAGGTCTCGGCCTACCGGATCGTTCAGGAGGCGCTGACCAACGCGGTCAAGCACGCCGGTCCGGTCGGCGTGCGGATCGCCGTACGCGGGGACGCGACGCGCCTCGTGATCGAGGTGGAGAACGACCCGCCGGCCCCGGGCCACCGGCCGGTGCCCGGAGCCGGACGCGGGCTCGTCGGCATGCGGGAACGGGTCGGGGCCTTCGACGGCGAACTGCTCGCCGGGCCACGTGCGGACGGCGGCTGGCGGCTGCGTGCCGTCCTGTCCGCGCGGGGGCCTGTATCGGCACAGGGGGACGGATGA
- a CDS encoding nitrilase-related carbon-nitrogen hydrolase → MTNTAVPAPPHPTSPPPSRPIRTPRHVWPLLPLGTGAMLLAVGGRWDIAVAAWIFPVLLLRFTRLTRAWSGALWIWLAHLAAAVFWVQESAIGFNAVVFTGALALAALQTLPFLADRLLTPRLRPAPAALVFPAGVAAAEFLINLLSPFGTAFGSLAVTQHANLPLLQVVSVTGPWGIGFLIGYVASTANRIWDSSSWRGGVVCTAVLLSVLLAGGARLTLSPPQGTTVRIAGVSPARTVTERLQTTLARFADGPGGVAAAPATAVRPAMTAVEDDLLAATRREAAAGAKIVIWPEEAVRTQESQESAAVAAARAQARRSGIYLEIGVRVYSTTAPAYGRNEAFLIDPRGTVLWTYQKAHPIAGSERYTPGDGHVPIVRTPYGRLANVICQDADFPALMRTRADIMLVPAHDWKEYGAAHTDKAVLAAVEGGYALIRQDAGGVSAAYDAEGHVLATSDYFTTGRQTMVAYVPVHGVTTVYDRTGDTFAWLCLAALAALTVTAVVRPRRPEDR, encoded by the coding sequence ATGACAAACACAGCCGTACCGGCACCGCCCCACCCGACCTCACCACCGCCCTCGCGGCCGATCCGAACCCCCCGGCACGTGTGGCCCCTGCTGCCGCTCGGCACCGGGGCGATGCTCCTCGCGGTCGGCGGCCGGTGGGACATCGCGGTCGCCGCGTGGATCTTCCCCGTCCTGCTCCTGCGCTTCACCCGGCTGACCCGCGCCTGGTCCGGCGCGCTCTGGATCTGGCTGGCGCACCTCGCCGCCGCCGTCTTCTGGGTCCAGGAGTCGGCGATCGGCTTCAACGCCGTGGTGTTCACGGGGGCCCTCGCCCTGGCCGCCCTGCAGACGCTGCCCTTCCTGGCCGACCGCCTGCTGACGCCCAGGCTGCGACCCGCGCCGGCCGCCCTGGTCTTCCCGGCCGGTGTCGCCGCCGCCGAGTTCCTGATCAACCTGCTGTCCCCGTTCGGCACGGCCTTCGGCTCCCTCGCCGTCACCCAGCACGCGAACCTGCCCCTCCTCCAGGTCGTCTCGGTCACCGGCCCCTGGGGCATCGGCTTCCTCATCGGGTACGTCGCGAGCACGGCCAACCGCATCTGGGACAGCTCCTCCTGGCGCGGCGGCGTGGTCTGCACCGCCGTGCTGCTGAGCGTCCTGCTCGCCGGAGGTGCCCGGCTGACCCTCTCCCCGCCCCAGGGCACGACCGTGCGGATCGCCGGCGTCAGCCCGGCCCGCACCGTGACCGAGCGGCTGCAGACCACGCTCGCCCGGTTCGCCGACGGCCCGGGCGGCGTCGCCGCGGCCCCCGCCACGGCGGTGCGGCCCGCGATGACCGCGGTCGAGGACGACCTGCTGGCCGCGACCCGCCGCGAGGCCGCCGCCGGCGCGAAGATCGTGATCTGGCCCGAGGAAGCCGTCAGGACCCAGGAGTCGCAGGAGTCCGCCGCCGTCGCCGCCGCCCGGGCACAGGCCCGCCGTTCGGGCATCTACCTGGAGATCGGAGTCCGCGTCTACAGCACCACCGCGCCCGCCTACGGCCGGAACGAGGCGTTCCTCATCGACCCGCGCGGGACTGTGCTCTGGACCTACCAGAAGGCCCACCCCATCGCAGGCTCGGAGCGGTATACGCCCGGCGACGGTCACGTGCCCATCGTCCGTACCCCGTACGGTCGGCTCGCCAACGTCATCTGCCAGGACGCCGACTTCCCGGCCCTGATGCGCACGCGGGCCGACATCATGCTCGTGCCCGCACACGACTGGAAGGAGTACGGCGCCGCGCACACCGACAAGGCGGTCCTGGCCGCCGTCGAGGGCGGCTACGCCCTGATCCGCCAGGACGCGGGAGGGGTCTCGGCCGCCTACGACGCCGAGGGGCATGTCCTCGCCACCTCGGACTACTTCACGACCGGCCGGCAGACCATGGTGGCTTACGTCCCCGTGCACGGTGTGACGACGGTCTACGACCGCACAGGGGACACGTTCGCCTGGCTCTGCCTGGCCGCGCTCGCCGCGCTCACGGTCACCGCCGTCGTCCGGCCCCGCCGCCCGGAGGACCGCTGA
- a CDS encoding permease, whose translation MEKSDELVDVAEGVAVVPVGAPPVRRIRPWPFGAAFAIAVGAAALLLLVGSRWLNHPAVQAWRTVCLAITVQALPFLLLGTALSGAINAFVPADLFTRVLPKRAALAVPVAGAAGAVLPGCECASVPVANSLIRRGVTPAAAFAFLLSAPAINPVVLTATAVAFPGNPAMVAARLLASLATAAMMGWLWLWLGKEKWLRPVLRQHTGHRRGRSRWNEFRLGFQHDFLHAGGFLVLGAMAAATFNVAVPRSVLDTFSGSPWLSVLFLAGLAVLLAVCSEADAFVAASLTGFSPTARLAFMVVGPMVDLKLIALQAGTFGRAFAWRFSTATTVVAVAASVLIGGALL comes from the coding sequence ATGGAAAAATCGGATGAATTGGTTGATGTGGCCGAGGGCGTGGCGGTCGTGCCCGTCGGAGCACCGCCCGTGCGCCGTATCCGGCCCTGGCCGTTTGGCGCAGCGTTCGCGATCGCGGTCGGCGCCGCGGCCCTGCTCCTCCTCGTCGGCAGCCGCTGGCTGAACCATCCGGCCGTGCAGGCCTGGCGCACCGTGTGCCTCGCCATCACCGTCCAGGCACTCCCCTTCCTCCTCCTCGGCACCGCCCTGTCCGGCGCCATCAACGCCTTCGTGCCGGCCGACCTGTTCACCAGGGTCCTGCCGAAGCGGGCCGCGCTCGCCGTCCCGGTCGCCGGCGCCGCGGGCGCCGTGCTGCCGGGGTGCGAGTGCGCCTCCGTACCCGTCGCCAACAGCCTCATCCGGCGCGGTGTCACCCCCGCCGCCGCCTTCGCCTTCCTGCTCTCCGCGCCCGCGATCAACCCCGTCGTACTGACCGCCACCGCCGTCGCCTTCCCGGGCAACCCCGCGATGGTCGCCGCCCGGCTGCTCGCCTCGCTCGCCACGGCGGCCATGATGGGCTGGCTCTGGCTCTGGCTGGGCAAGGAGAAGTGGCTGCGGCCCGTCCTGCGGCAGCACACCGGCCACCGACGCGGCCGCAGCCGCTGGAACGAGTTCAGGCTCGGATTCCAGCACGACTTCCTGCACGCCGGCGGCTTCCTCGTACTCGGCGCCATGGCCGCCGCCACCTTCAACGTCGCGGTGCCGCGCTCCGTGCTCGACACCTTCTCCGGCTCACCCTGGCTCTCGGTGCTCTTCCTGGCCGGGCTCGCCGTACTGCTGGCGGTCTGCTCGGAGGCCGACGCGTTCGTCGCCGCCTCGCTCACCGGGTTCTCCCCGACCGCGCGGCTGGCGTTCATGGTGGTCGGCCCGATGGTCGACCTGAAGCTGATCGCCCTTCAGGCCGGCACCTTCGGACGAGCCTTCGCCTGGCGGTTCTCCACGGCCACCACCGTCGTGGCCGTCGCCGCGAGCGTCCTGATCGGAGGCGCCCTGCTGTGA
- a CDS encoding TIGR03943 family putative permease subunit has protein sequence MKRPVQTLLLTLTGIGLLHTALFTDTYLRYVKPGLRPPLIVSGAVLLLLGLAAAAVRGAPGPTAPDDHEHGHEHGHDHSGAPRIAWLLFLPAISLLFYAPPALGAYTAARSNAKPVAVQKKGFAPLPATSPLPLTLTEFTKRVQQDRSGAIKNRTVQLTGFVTPAEDGDGWYLTRIIFTCCAADSQTVKIRVYGTEAPPANTWLAVTGTWHPRGALGTRSAQAALDTKDTHPIAQPVNAYTDDLPLTPS, from the coding sequence GTGAAACGCCCCGTCCAGACCCTGCTGCTGACCCTGACCGGCATCGGCCTGCTGCACACGGCCCTCTTCACCGACACCTACCTGCGCTACGTCAAGCCCGGCCTGCGACCGCCGCTGATCGTCTCCGGCGCCGTCCTCCTGCTGCTCGGCCTGGCCGCGGCGGCGGTACGGGGCGCGCCGGGGCCCACCGCCCCCGACGACCACGAACACGGCCACGAGCACGGCCACGACCACTCCGGCGCCCCGCGCATCGCCTGGCTGCTGTTCCTCCCGGCGATCAGCCTGCTCTTCTACGCGCCGCCCGCCCTGGGCGCGTACACCGCGGCACGCTCGAACGCCAAGCCGGTGGCGGTGCAGAAGAAAGGATTCGCTCCGCTGCCCGCGACCTCACCGCTGCCCCTGACCCTCACCGAGTTCACCAAACGCGTCCAGCAGGACCGCAGCGGGGCCATCAAGAACCGGACCGTCCAGCTCACGGGCTTCGTCACACCGGCCGAGGACGGCGACGGCTGGTACCTCACCCGCATCATCTTCACGTGCTGCGCGGCGGACTCACAGACCGTCAAGATCCGCGTGTACGGCACCGAGGCGCCACCTGCGAACACCTGGCTCGCGGTGACCGGCACCTGGCACCCAAGGGGCGCCCTCGGCACCAGGAGCGCACAGGCGGCCCTCGACACCAAGGACACCCACCCCATCGCCCAGCCGGTGAACGCCTACACCGACGACCTGCCCCTGACACCGTCCTAG
- a CDS encoding LLM class flavin-dependent oxidoreductase: protein MDIGVLLPTGTAQWGPGDDPRELVAFGREAERSGFSSVFVNDSLISPRIEALTMLAALAPATESVTLGTAALLPFLRRPVQTAQTLASLDLLSAGRLTLAVGAGFPGRFGRPLYDLSEVPWARRFARLDETVALWRALWSGADSFHGEILRFDGIPPMTRPYRPGGPPVWLGGATPAALDRTGRLYDGWLPYPPDPADYASGLLNIRTAAVGAGRRAQDVTPALFVSVRVDEDVERGRRELEAYARAVYGMPLADLERIQAVVTGSAEQVRTRLDRYVAAGARHLVVRLGALDLAAQRDQLERVADLIPALKASASAADRAVACTQEDTAA from the coding sequence ATGGACATCGGCGTACTCCTTCCGACCGGCACCGCGCAGTGGGGTCCCGGCGACGACCCGCGTGAACTGGTCGCCTTCGGCCGCGAGGCCGAACGCTCGGGCTTCTCCTCCGTCTTCGTCAACGACTCCCTGATCAGCCCGCGCATCGAGGCACTGACGATGCTGGCCGCGCTCGCCCCGGCGACCGAGAGCGTGACCCTGGGCACGGCGGCGCTGCTGCCGTTCCTGCGCCGGCCGGTGCAGACCGCGCAGACGCTGGCCTCCCTGGACCTGCTGTCCGCCGGCCGCCTCACGCTGGCCGTCGGCGCGGGCTTCCCCGGCCGTTTCGGACGGCCCCTCTACGACCTGTCCGAGGTGCCGTGGGCCCGTCGCTTCGCCCGGCTGGACGAGACCGTCGCGCTGTGGCGGGCCCTGTGGAGCGGCGCGGACTCCTTCCACGGGGAGATCCTCCGGTTCGACGGCATCCCGCCGATGACCCGGCCGTACCGCCCGGGCGGCCCGCCGGTGTGGCTCGGCGGCGCGACCCCGGCGGCACTGGACCGGACCGGCCGGCTGTACGACGGCTGGCTGCCGTACCCGCCCGACCCCGCCGACTACGCCTCCGGCCTGCTGAACATCCGCACGGCGGCGGTCGGCGCCGGCCGCCGGGCCCAGGACGTCACCCCGGCGCTGTTCGTCTCCGTGCGCGTCGACGAGGACGTCGAGCGCGGCCGGCGTGAGCTGGAGGCGTACGCGCGGGCCGTCTACGGCATGCCGCTGGCGGACCTGGAGCGGATCCAGGCGGTGGTCACCGGCTCCGCCGAGCAGGTGCGGACACGGCTCGACCGGTACGTCGCGGCCGGCGCCCGGCACCTCGTCGTCCGGCTCGGCGCCCTGGACCTGGCCGCCCAGCGTGACCAGCTCGAACGAGTCGCCGACCTGATCCCGGCACTGAAGGCGTCCGCGTCGGCCGCCGACCGGGCCGTCGCGTGCACACAGGAGGACACGGCGGCCTGA
- a CDS encoding helix-turn-helix domain-containing protein yields MDFPRALRACRTGRRLSQLDLALRAGTTQRHLSFIESGRSVPGRTMVVRLAESMELPLRERNELLLAAGYAPVYPESSLDDPGLAPVRTAIDHILRGLLPYPALVVDRGGDLIAANQAFDVLTEGASPELIGPGRNVYRLALHPQGLAPRIGNLAAWSRHILARLGHLPELQAELTGYIPELEPSADHLGFAVPLRLRSSYGELRLMTTVTTFATAVDVTLAELKLEAFLPADQTTQEALQTAATHREAQGPR; encoded by the coding sequence GTGGACTTCCCCCGCGCGCTGCGCGCATGCCGCACCGGCCGTCGCCTCAGCCAGCTCGACCTCGCCCTGCGGGCGGGCACCACCCAACGCCACCTGAGCTTCATCGAGTCCGGCAGATCCGTCCCGGGCCGCACCATGGTCGTACGGCTGGCCGAGTCGATGGAACTGCCGCTGCGTGAACGCAACGAGCTGCTGCTGGCCGCCGGGTACGCGCCCGTGTACCCCGAGAGCTCCCTCGACGACCCCGGGCTGGCCCCGGTGCGCACGGCGATCGACCACATCCTGCGCGGGCTTCTGCCCTACCCGGCGCTGGTGGTGGACCGGGGCGGTGACCTGATCGCCGCGAACCAGGCGTTCGACGTGCTCACCGAGGGCGCGTCCCCGGAACTCATCGGCCCCGGCAGGAACGTCTACCGGCTCGCGCTGCATCCGCAGGGCCTGGCCCCGCGCATCGGCAATCTCGCCGCATGGTCCCGGCACATCCTGGCCCGCCTCGGCCACCTGCCCGAGCTGCAGGCCGAACTCACCGGCTACATACCCGAGTTGGAACCATCCGCCGACCACCTCGGCTTCGCGGTACCGCTGCGGCTGCGCTCCTCGTACGGCGAGCTGCGGCTGATGACGACCGTGACGACCTTCGCCACCGCCGTCGACGTGACCCTCGCCGAGCTGAAACTGGAGGCGTTCCTGCCGGCCGACCAGACGACACAGGAAGCTCTGCAGACGGCCGCCACGCACCGGGAGGCCCAGGGGCCGCGCTAG